Genomic DNA from Theobroma cacao cultivar B97-61/B2 chromosome 3, Criollo_cocoa_genome_V2, whole genome shotgun sequence:
CTCCAGCCTGAGCTGGGAAATTATAAGCCATCATGCCCTGAGGCATTCTTTGCATGGGAGCTGGCATAGGCCGATTGACAGATCCGTTTCTCCCTGCATGAGCACCTCCCATGTTGCCAGCAACTGCATTTCCAGATGACACGGGTTGTGATTGTTGAATGCTAGTTGTCCCTTCAAAATCAGTGTTCTGGTCTACTGGACGAGTAGGATAATTGACTATTTTCTCTCCAGGTTGGCTGGGTACCAGTGCATTGCGACCTGGTAGGGGGTCAATCCTAAAGTACTCATGCTCTAAGGCCTGAGCTGCTGTTATACGGTTTCGAGGATCATATTCAAGCATTTTAGATAAGAGGTCAAATGCAGGACTTCTGGGAGAGAGATGGACAACACTATGAAGTCCAGCATTATCATACTTGTGTCCTTGAATGTGCTGCAAATCTGATTGCCAATGTGGAAGATTTCCAAGCGTGGGCCACTTTTCTAGGGTGGGATGGCCTAAAATCTTAAATATCTTGTCCAGCTGATCAAGTTGAAAAGGATTTGGCGTGGATTTGGCTTCTGCTCCTTGAAAAAGTGGCTTCAAAGTCAAAAGCTCAGCAAAAATGCATCCAACAGCCCACATATCAACCGCGCTAGTATAGTGCTTCGCACCAAGAAGCAACTCAGGTGCACGATACCAAATAGTTACAACCACACCATTTTCAGATAATGGCCTCAAGGGAGCTTGATAAATCCTTGCAAGTCCAAAATCAGCAATTTTGACAACTCCTTGTTCATCACCATCACCCATAACCAATATATTTGATGGCTTTAGATCTCTATGTATGATCCAGTTGCTGTGGAGATAGTTCAGTCCATTAAGCAGCTGCCAGAGCAATGATTTAACAGTGTACTGGTTGATGGCATGGTTAACCTTATCCCGGTGGTGCCTAATGATTTCATAGAGGTCATATTCAGCATAATCAAAAGCCAGATATAACGACATATCTGCGTGATTAATGTGCACATTCACAAGCTTCACAACATTCTCGTGTGTAATCTCCCGAAGCAACATGATTTCACGAATGGCAGTGGGTGATACACCATCCCCATCCTTGGACTGTTTGAACTTCTTTATGGCAATGCACTTTCCTCGATTTGTTTGAGACTTGATTCTTGCAAGGAACACAAGACCATAAGTACCTTCACCAATCTTGCCAAGCAGATTGTACTGCTGCAGCCATTCTGGCTTCTCACTGTTGCTAGACGAGGTAGTACTGTTGGCTGCAATGCCTCTGCCCGAGGTATTATTACCATCTCCCATGGTTCCTGTCCTTTTATGGCATGAACTATCAGCACCTAACTATATAGCTCACCACACCAAGATGATAAGCTCATAACGCCAGGATCTGCTATTGCAGCTCGTAAATGTGATTCCCCTGAAATTCATAGCAGCAAAACAATGTCAAGGAACTCATCAATCACATACTCCAACATGTAAACAACTATATCTAATTCTACAAAGATTgactttttatctttaaataaaaattggaGATTTCTTGACAAATGAGCCTGATTTCTACCTTATCATATTATTAAACAAGTTTTTCCTAGCGTAAATTAACCCTACCATCTTAGGTTTTGCTCATAATTCCACGTGGGTCCATTAGTATTGGAAATAAACAGTCCGCTCCAAAAATATAAACGGCGTTAACTGATAACATAAAATGTCTAAAGTACCCATGGCATAAAACATCACTACCCACTGTTcatctcctttctctcttcaaACTCTCCTCACACCAATAGCTTAGGGTTAAAgtttttttagattttcagAACAATGAACTTCCCTTTATCAACCCTTTGCccattttccttcttctttctctccactcttttcctttatcttcttcctctttcctTCTCCTCTCCTTCTTCCCCAAACAACACGAATGCCCTCACTCTTTTCCAACTCCAAGTTGACACTCACGGCAACCTCCTCTCCAACTGGAGCCACGACGCCTGTTCCTCCACGTGGCATGGCATCATTTGCTTTTCATAAAACCATAAACCTCACCCCCATTACCAGAAATGTCAGTTGAGTTTCGTTTAGTGTTTATCTATGGTACCACTATCATTTCCACCAACAAAACTGGTGTAAAATGCCCTTCCAATAAGGCCAAAAATTTGTGATATTACTCCATTACTCCACTACATATTGGTTTTCCTAATCATAATTAAGCACAAATTTTCAGCCTGTAAAATTCTACCCTGATAAGCAATATTTACTAGCTTCATCAAATGAAATTGCAGAAGGAAGATAAGGTATTTTAGTTTCATTAATAAATCAGCTTTTTTATTGAAGTACCTTTATTAGTAATCATTTGATCTTATTATTGATCAGACAAGATAGGTTGATCATGAAGAGGATACTTCTGATTCTGTTTTTCCTGGGACGGTTATTGTTGCATTGTCAAGCTTATGCCAGAAGATTTTTATTGGGGgtgaagatagagaaaacaGGTAATCAGGTTGCATCTGATGATGAACCTGGCAAGTCAGGAACTGATGAGAAACCGGTCACTGCTTTAGGTCCAACAGTTGACGCAAAAAGTGATAATGGAACTAGCAGCAAAAGTAACACCAGAAACAGGAATGAAGATGAGAGCAACAATAGCTATGGAACCTCTGGAAATCCATCTGGATCATCAACTGGCCGCATTTAAGAAACAAtgagtttttcttcttcccttaaaaatttaaaagagcTTAATTTCACCAACAATGAGTTCATGCAAGTAACGGAAATACTAACAATGTTTGGTTGGgaaaaattatccttaaaaaTATTGCTACATCATTAAAGTAACGGAAACACTAATGGTAAGACTTATGTATCAAGCGAAAGATATTCTTTTGAGACGGGCTGTCTATTTCCAATACTAATAGACTCGCGCGTGGAATTATGGGCAGAACTTAAGGTGGGGTAATTTATCCTTTCTTTTAACATCCAACAAAGCTGAGTAAGTTTAATCATGATTAACAaacttaattaactaattaacaacGAAAATCACTGAACAAAAAATGAGATATTACGGCTCAAATCACATAGCTAGTTTCTATATTTTcctaaaatttgaaatttaggATTGCATTATTACCAAATCAAAACAAGGCAGAAATCATATTCACCCaacgtaaaaaaaaaaaaaagatccgatttttttcttcacaatTAAATCgcaaaacaaataagaaatctgaggaaaaagaataccgcaaaatttgttgaataaGAAGGACGACAGCGTCGCTTCAGATATTGCATGCCACGGGTTCAATCGAGAGTCTCCGTTTCGGAAATGAGCTTCTCCCAAAGCTTGAACCTTTTCGATTAGTCTAATAAGAAACAATAAATCTGACCGTTGTAAATGAATATatccaaaacaaaaattatagcaactatcaaaaattaaaacaaaataaaatcaccGTCTTATATTACCTTTCAAGTTGGGGAAACTAGGGTTCCTCGAATCAAactttttaaacaataaagtaaaataaataaggcCGAAactgaaagaaaaattaattatcttttatctGATTCTTGCAGTTGCTAAAATGGACAAAAGGGCCAGGAAGAAGCGTCACAGGGAAGAGTAGGGAAAGTGGGGATTTTTACTTGGGTCTTCGTTTCCTCAcaaggaaaaataataataataacaatttgGGAAAGAGCTGAAATAACATAAATGCCCTTGGTCGGAGAACTTCTACTTTCCCAAATCGAGTAACTGAAATAAATCTAGTACAGTCATTATGGGCGACTTTTGTGGTTTATAGCTCTGAAACGACAGCGTCTTTGTTGGTTTTTTGCAATGTTAATGTATATATGGTATCCgttattttaaagatattttaaccCAAATCTTACAAATTctggattaaatttttaaattattatagtaATAGTTATCGTTATATTTTAGATACCTTCTGTTAAATACAGgtaaattaatgaattagaataaatttataaaaaattaaagtttcaAATCAAGATGGTTTtagtaaatattaaattaattataaaacataatatataagtaaattttgttaataaaaattattatttataattgaattttgATAATGATATCTTAAAACTACTATCCAAATCTATAATAAGTAATAGTTTCATTACTCGAACCTATGACgtgtaataattttattatttgaattcaattataaaatatcttaatcTTACTTAATCTAGTCGTGTGATATAGGGTACATAATTATAAAGTATCTATTGACATTTCTTAACATATcgaattttgtattttaatatttagaacgatcttaaataatatttgatttaagtaAATCATTATGtagaaattaattttctttattaattactATGTTAGATGCATACTTCTAAATCGACAACTCAACAATAGATGTGAGTGTCTGAAGATGCTACCCTAAAATCGAATCACTGAGTTAGAGGAAATTCGATGAAGAGGTTGCTATAAAGTATGTTAATCTTTCCAGCTTTTTAGTAAGGTAGAGTGTGACAAAATCAGTTGCAGAAGGATAACGAATGAAAGTGGCAATCTCTTTACAGTTTTGGCAACCAAATCAACAGTATTCTTCATGTAATCAGTAAAGGAAAAGATCATATCTGGTTAGTTTAAACTCTGAAGCAACCTCTTATTACTTGGATTGGAGAAAAACCCCCTTGGGTTATACGAGTTGGGTTACACAATGATTTTCAAGAAACTAAACATGACTGATCGCACCATTTCTATGGGGATGCTCATGACAAAAAcaaactctctctctttatatatatatatagatatattgtTGGGGTATGTTTATATCGGAGATGGGTCTCTAAGGGACTCCGCCGGTCTTTTTGTGATCGATATCTCCACTGACGACGACCACCTCGGACAGGTTAAGCTCCATCTTGGTCTCTTTCCTTGCTGCTATGATTCTCTTGGTGGACTTGTAATATATGGCATACAACAAAAGTTGGGCTAAACTAAACAACGTGCCCAGTCCATTTGGAACCTGGAAAGGAAAACCAGAAAACCCATCAGCTTTCGACCAGGATTGTGACTTTGAAAGACGACAGTTTCGATTTAATGTAACCCACATGGCCTTTCAAAAGGGCCATTTTACCTTGCCTTTCTTGTTAGATGGCACATGATATATGAGAGGTGCCTAAAACCTACCAGAAGGGCACAAAAATATCAACCTCCCCCTCCCCATCTTCTCCCTTTAATGTGTTTTTGCATAAATAAGATTACAGGATGCCGATTAATTGACTTATACCACACAGCAGGCCTACTGTATATCaaataatactaaaaatattaagtaaatcaATGACATTCGATCAAGATTGCCATTTTGCCATATGTTGCTTGAAAATATGTTATCACCAAAGTGGTAATTAGTTCCATGGAGAGGAAATAATCAATATTGAGatacttattaataaataaaagctcTTCTAACGAGGCTATCACATGACACCATCTTGGCATCATTCTAGTTTCTTCTCTTCGGAGTTCTTAGACATGAAGAAGTCAAAAGGGAAAGGAGAAAGGTAAACACTGGCTGTGTAACTTACAGCTATGAAAGGGTCAAAAGGAAGGAAAGCGTAAGTAGTCCAGATAACACCATTGCCAAAGGAAGCCAGGGAGAGGAAAAATGGCATATACTCCACACTTTTCGTCGAGATCACCAGTCTCTGCACCACCaaccaaatatatatatatataaattagaCTATCCTCTTCATCAATCCTGCACCTTCATTAACGTAACAAGCTCTTCCCTTAATATGgtaaaagcaataaaattcTAGTTAGTACAACTAAGAGTATCCAGGCCAGGGAAATAATGCAAAAACTATGTAACTGTCGTCTACCCAAACTCAAACAAAGTAAAGCAAATGGAAGGGCATGCATTTCTTTTAGTATAGGTGAAAtgatattttagttatttacaCGCTCTCCTGTCTTTAGTTTATGGTAGCGAAGCTCTATGTGATACTAACCATGACTGATAAAGGCGAAGCATACATCGTGATATTGAACAAGACTGCTATGATTCCAACGACCATGGAGCGGCGTTCAGTGGTGTGAACTAGGGTAAGAACCAGGGTGGTGACAAGGGCAATGAAAATTAGCTCAACAAGCACAATTAGTAGCACTTTAAGTCCCTTTTTCTTGTCAGGACAGAAGATCAAAAAGAGGGATATATACGCGAACTCAATGGCGGTCCCTGTGCCATTGATGGTCATAACCAGGGTGCTGTTGGGGTGCACCATCGGGAGTCCATAAATGACCCAAACCATGCAATTGATTAAGGTTGCTAGGTAGGGGGTTGGCGAGAACTGCTCCACTGACCCTTTCTTCCATATTCGAACAAAAGTTGGCCTGCAAAAATTAAATGTCATTAAGCACAAAGAGATAACAAAAACAGCTAAACGCATTAATTTAATCAGgcttatattttgaaaaaggaaactCATCAAATCAACCCATTGTTGTTGACTAACAAAACTTATGGTAGGTTGATTATTGCCTTTTAATTGTGACACACTGGACATTAAAAAGCCAACAATGCCCTTTAAATGGGTCACCGCTATTGGCAATAATGTCTTCTCGGTTTCTACTGACAAGGGATGCTCTTTTGCCTTTTCCCTCTTCATTTTCTGGGGTGAAAAAGCCAAAAGGAAAATCACTGTGCTTTTGAAAAGATTATGTTAAAGGCGAAGCTTACACTGGAGACAAGAACAGGAAGAGTGAGATGACGTTCCCTGGAAAGAGGCAGAAGAACCAGTCACCCATTACTTTAGCCTTCCAATAGATCGAAATTAAGCAAGTAGTATACTTAAAGCATGAGTTCTGTGTTATGGAGGCCAAACTGACGTACCTGTGATCCCAACTACATTTCGGATAGTGTTGACTAGGTGAGAGACCATGGCTGTAAGCTGTAGAGGAATGAATTTTAACGAGACAATTGCA
This window encodes:
- the LOC18606749 gene encoding bidirectional sugar transporter SWEET7, whose amino-acid sequence is MVSHLVNTIRNVVGITGNVISLFLFLSPVPTFVRIWKKGSVEQFSPTPYLATLINCMVWVIYGLPMVHPNSTLVMTINGTGTAIEFAYISLFLIFCPDKKKGLKVLLIVLVELIFIALVTTLVLTLVHTTERRSMVVGIIAVLFNITMYASPLSVMRLVISTKSVEYMPFFLSLASFGNGVIWTTYAFLPFDPFIAVPNGLGTLFSLAQLLLYAIYYKSTKRIIAARKETKMELNLSEVVVVSGDIDHKKTGGVP
- the LOC18606748 gene encoding cyclin-dependent kinase E-1 translates to MGDGNNTSGRGIAANSTTSSSNSEKPEWLQQYNLLGKIGEGTYGLVFLARIKSQTNRGKCIAIKKFKQSKDGDGVSPTAIREIMLLREITHENVVKLVNVHINHADMSLYLAFDYAEYDLYEIIRHHRDKVNHAINQYTVKSLLWQLLNGLNYLHSNWIIHRDLKPSNILVMGDGDEQGVVKIADFGLARIYQAPLRPLSENGVVVTIWYRAPELLLGAKHYTSAVDMWAVGCIFAELLTLKPLFQGAEAKSTPNPFQLDQLDKIFKILGHPTLEKWPTLGNLPHWQSDLQHIQGHKYDNAGLHSVVHLSPRSPAFDLLSKMLEYDPRNRITAAQALEHEYFRIDPLPGRNALVPSQPGEKIVNYPTRPVDQNTDFEGTTSIQQSQPVSSGNAVAGNMGGAHAGRNGSVNRPMPAPMQRMPQGMMAYNFPAQAGVAGGMNPGGIPMPRNIATQAHQQQQLRRKDPGMNMPGYPPQQKSRRM